The following proteins are co-located in the Synechocystis sp. PCC 6714 genome:
- a CDS encoding putative toxin-antitoxin system toxin component, PIN family codes for MANQVFPRLVIDTNVVLEGLTKQGGASGLIIEAWLAKLFVVNVSTAIAYEYQDVLARKLSAHRWQTLKPVLGKLLSHAEFTTIYFTWRPTSPDPGDDLIIDCAMNANAVIVTSNIKDFRSAQQVLGLQIFTPVELILKLTNNN; via the coding sequence ATGGCAAATCAAGTATTCCCCCGCCTAGTCATTGACACCAATGTAGTTTTAGAAGGATTAACAAAACAAGGGGGTGCTTCAGGACTAATTATTGAAGCTTGGTTAGCCAAACTTTTTGTAGTTAATGTCTCCACGGCAATCGCCTATGAATATCAAGATGTCCTCGCCCGTAAACTTTCAGCCCATCGTTGGCAAACACTAAAGCCAGTGCTAGGAAAACTACTAAGTCATGCTGAATTTACAACAATCTATTTTACTTGGCGGCCTACTTCCCCAGATCCTGGTGATGATTTGATAATTGACTGTGCTATGAATGCCAATGCGGTGATCGTTACCTCAAACATTAAAGATTTTCGGAGTGCCCAACAGGTTTTGGGATTACAAATTTTTACCCCTGTAGAATTGATTTTAAAACTGACCAATAATAATTAA
- a CDS encoding response regulator transcription factor, giving the protein MTPKPISILLVEDDELFRLGLSTRLKQESTLEVTAEAEDGETAIALVNQRTFDIVILDIGLPGIGGIEACQQIKQQHPDLPVLALTSHNKPALIARLIEAKAQGYCVKGIPAESLVLAIRSIAAGATWWDAVASKEIQTTFQTHSIDLDSFGNNIDFSKKTDELIALTKREQEILGLMVKGQSNQEIADTLFIAPGTVRVHVHAILQKLEVRDRTQAVVLAIQKGLLISEID; this is encoded by the coding sequence CGAAGCCGATCTCCATTCTTCTAGTTGAAGACGATGAATTATTTCGTTTGGGGCTATCGACTCGCCTCAAACAGGAATCGACCCTGGAGGTCACGGCCGAAGCAGAGGACGGTGAAACGGCGATCGCCCTAGTCAATCAACGGACTTTTGATATTGTAATTCTAGATATTGGCCTACCTGGCATTGGGGGCATTGAAGCCTGTCAACAAATTAAACAACAACACCCCGATCTACCAGTCTTAGCCCTTACTTCCCATAACAAACCCGCTTTAATTGCTCGATTGATAGAAGCAAAAGCCCAAGGTTACTGTGTTAAAGGGATACCCGCTGAATCTCTGGTGCTTGCCATTCGTTCCATTGCCGCCGGTGCTACTTGGTGGGATGCCGTTGCCTCCAAAGAAATTCAGACGACTTTTCAAACCCACTCCATTGATCTCGATTCCTTTGGAAACAATATTGATTTTTCTAAGAAAACCGATGAGCTAATAGCCCTAACTAAGCGTGAACAAGAAATTTTAGGTCTGATGGTCAAAGGTCAAAGTAACCAAGAAATTGCCGATACCCTTTTCATTGCCCCTGGTACTGTTCGAGTCCATGTACATGCCATTCTCCAAAAATTGGAAGTGCGTGATCGTACCCAGGCTGTTGTTCTTGCTATTCAAAAAGGATTGTTAATTAGTGAAATAGATTGA